A window of Apium graveolens cultivar Ventura chromosome 8, ASM990537v1, whole genome shotgun sequence contains these coding sequences:
- the LOC141678175 gene encoding uncharacterized protein LOC141678175 produces MKCKKALDDVKLSKENKRKTFEENRKEVNITDINNEVDDCVEIDGVSKQARTVGPIDQFARGISTADKKKQQYINASLFKSRTSEVHTYLARWVYKSGIPFNAINNDSFRRFVEAVGQFGPEYIPATQCQLREPLLKQAVKNTKESMKEQEDEWSDCKWSTQPKGIETYSTIVSRSFWTNLSFCVDLFKPLVKLLRLVDGDLKPSMGFMYGEFKDTKKEVIKICKDVREIYNPIMYIIDSRIKDRLDSPLHLTDYLLNPYYYYRDDEVKMDPNCMGALLTCVEAFFPDDFQTQNLVTNVKLHKYKKMEGIFSKKLVVSGRIKNDEHFNPGNQIELFSLLIHY; encoded by the coding sequence ATGAAGTGCAAAAAGGCACTAGATGATGTTAAACTCagtaaagaaaataaaagaaagacCTTTGAAGAAAACAGGAAGGAAGTTAATATCACTGACATTAACAATGAGGTTGATGATTGTGTTGAGATTGATGGTGTTAGTAAGCAAGCACGAACGGTTGGTCCAATTGATCAGTTCGCAAGAGGGATATCTACAGCTGATAAGAAAAAACAACAATATATCAATGCAAGTTTGTTTAAGAGCAGGACAAGTGAGGTGCACACTTATTTGGCTCGTTGGGTATACAAATCAGGAATTCCATTTAATGCGATCAACAATGATAGTTTTCGTAGATTCGTTGAAGCTGTTGGGCAGTTTGGTCCGGAATATATACCAGCAACTCAATGCCAATTGAGAGAGCCTCTGTTAAAACAAGCAGTTAAAAATACTAAAGAATCAATGAAAGAACAAGAGGATGAATGGAGTGATTGTAAGTGGTCTACTCAACCAAAGGGGATAGAAACATATAGTACGATTGTAAGTCGGTCTTTCTGGACAAATCTGTCTTTTTGTGTGGACCTATTTAAGCCTTTGGTTAAGCTGCTAAGACTTGTGGATGGTGATTTGAAACCTTCAATGGGTTTTATGTACGGTGAGTTTAAAGATACTAAAAAAGAAGTAATCAAAATTTGTAAAGATGTAAGGGAAATCTATAATCCTATTATGTATATCATTGACTCGAGAATCAAGGATCGACTCGATAGCCCTTTACACTTAACTGATTATCTTTTGAATCCCTATTATTATTATAGAGATGATGAAGTGAAGATGGATCCTAATTGTATGGGAGCCTTACTGACTTGTGTCGAGGCCTTCTTTCCGGATGATTTCCAAACTCAAAATCTGGTGACTAATGTTAAGCTGCATAAGTATAAGAAAATGGAAGGCATTTTCTCAAAGAAATTAGTTGTCTCAGGGAGAATCAAGAATGATGAACATTTTAATCCCGGTAATCAAATCGAATTATTTTCCTTGCTCATTCATTATTAG